Proteins from a genomic interval of Vreelandella profundi:
- the mltF gene encoding membrane-bound lytic murein transglycosylase MltF — protein MLTLICRHFVARASAYFALIAIIFLVMVPTLPRVPPGEHLTQITAKEFITAHTRNTPTTYYEGRQGPTGFEYELMHRFADYLGVSLNLNASHHPESVLPAVRKNGDLGAAALPLLPNTPGIYYTRPIIQMQPLVVYRRGLNGIREPGDLVGLELGTLSEAGTSDALRDLQRRYPTLSWKESHELEVAELLARVENGTLDAAVIFEHQFRLNRLFFPNVERGFTLGDPLSMAWAVPSGRGLGLLEAANSFLQGLQEDGTLDRLISRYFGHDDYLEYVGTRTFLDHLDSRLPQYTALFQQAAQETEFDWKLLAAVGYQESHWDREAVSPTGVKGLMMLTNPTASEMGVSDRTDPAQSIDGGARYLRSIKDRLPESITGDDRLFMAMAAYNVGLGHLYDARKIVEIRGGDPDHWDDVRAALPLLQQREWHSQTRHGYARGGEPVIYVRNIRRYYEMIQYVERSRQQFFQLDQTAANDDPLLLFELVPPLD, from the coding sequence ATGCTGACGTTGATTTGCCGACATTTCGTAGCCCGTGCCAGCGCTTATTTTGCGTTAATCGCCATTATATTCTTGGTCATGGTTCCCACCCTGCCCCGGGTTCCTCCTGGCGAGCATTTGACGCAAATCACTGCCAAAGAGTTTATTACCGCTCATACCCGCAACACCCCTACGACGTACTACGAAGGCCGCCAAGGGCCGACCGGCTTTGAGTATGAGCTGATGCACCGCTTCGCCGACTACTTAGGGGTAAGCCTTAATCTGAATGCAAGCCACCATCCGGAAAGCGTGCTTCCTGCCGTGCGTAAAAACGGCGATTTAGGCGCAGCGGCACTGCCGCTACTCCCCAACACACCGGGCATTTATTACACCCGCCCGATTATTCAAATGCAGCCGCTGGTGGTTTATCGACGTGGCCTTAATGGCATTAGAGAACCCGGCGACCTGGTTGGCTTGGAACTAGGCACGCTCAGTGAGGCGGGCACTAGCGACGCGCTGCGCGACCTGCAGCGCCGCTACCCAACCCTGAGTTGGAAAGAGTCCCATGAGCTGGAGGTCGCGGAACTGCTGGCACGCGTAGAGAACGGCACCTTAGATGCCGCGGTGATTTTTGAGCACCAGTTTCGTTTAAACCGGCTGTTTTTCCCCAACGTTGAGCGCGGCTTTACGCTGGGTGACCCGCTTTCTATGGCCTGGGCCGTGCCGAGCGGGCGCGGGCTAGGTTTACTTGAAGCCGCTAATAGCTTCCTACAGGGCCTGCAAGAAGACGGCACGCTAGACCGGCTGATTAGCCGCTACTTTGGCCATGACGACTATTTAGAGTATGTCGGTACGCGCACGTTTCTTGACCATTTAGATTCTCGCTTACCGCAGTACACCGCACTCTTTCAACAGGCTGCCCAGGAGACGGAGTTTGACTGGAAGCTGCTGGCCGCCGTTGGCTATCAGGAATCTCACTGGGACCGAGAAGCCGTCTCGCCGACGGGCGTCAAAGGCTTAATGATGCTCACCAACCCTACCGCCAGCGAGATGGGCGTTAGTGACCGTACTGACCCTGCACAAAGCATTGATGGCGGCGCCCGCTATCTGCGCAGCATTAAAGACCGCCTGCCGGAAAGCATTACCGGTGATGACCGCCTATTTATGGCCATGGCCGCCTATAACGTGGGCCTGGGCCATCTGTATGACGCCCGAAAAATTGTCGAAATACGCGGTGGCGACCCTGATCACTGGGACGATGTACGCGCCGCACTGCCGCTTTTACAGCAGCGCGAATGGCATAGCCAAACGCGGCACGGCTACGCCCGCGGCGGCGAACCGGTTATCTACGTGCGCAACATTCGGCGTTACTACGAAATGATCCAATATGTAGAGCGCAGCCGACAGCAGTTTTTTCAACTAGATCAAACGGCGGCAAACGATGATCCGCTGCTGCTGTTTGAGCTCGTTCCACCGCTTGATTAA
- the tadA gene encoding tRNA adenosine(34) deaminase TadA produces the protein MRSDEFYMHRALDQAHLAAAAGEVPVGAVVVDTQGEIIGVGCNAPIASCDPSGHAEVRALREAAKQLGNYRLEGCTLFVTLEPCMMCAGAMIHARLSRLVYGAAEPRAGMVESKANLLAQPWFNHSIAVSGGVLAPASQKLLKHFFAARREEPSE, from the coding sequence ATGCGCAGCGATGAATTTTACATGCACCGAGCGCTTGACCAGGCACACCTCGCCGCCGCAGCGGGGGAAGTGCCGGTAGGGGCAGTGGTAGTTGATACGCAGGGCGAGATTATCGGTGTCGGCTGCAATGCGCCTATCGCTAGCTGCGACCCTAGCGGCCATGCTGAGGTTCGCGCGCTGCGCGAGGCCGCCAAGCAGCTGGGTAACTATCGCCTTGAAGGGTGCACGCTGTTTGTTACTTTAGAGCCCTGCATGATGTGCGCGGGTGCCATGATTCATGCGCGCCTGAGCCGCCTGGTTTATGGCGCCGCTGAGCCCCGAGCAGGCATGGTGGAGTCTAAGGCCAACCTATTGGCGCAGCCTTGGTTCAACCACTCTATTGCGGTATCAGGCGGCGTGTTAGCGCCAGCCTCGCAAAAGCTGTTGAAGCATTTTTTTGCCGCGCGAAGAGAAGAGCCCAGCGAGTGA
- a CDS encoding acyl-CoA thioesterase → MTDALNKLVELLQLEPLEETLFRGQSQDLGFPQLYGGQVLGQALAAAARTVPDERRPHSQHGYFLRPGDPHRPVVYQVDTIRDGGSFTTRRVTAIQKGRPIFFCSASFQSEEASFSHQRNMPNVPSPETLIANGDAKHDRFPGHPIEFLHLPGNPDNATPTGQCLWFRLAGTLPDDPALHRHLLSYASDFNLLTTSLTPHDIEYKDPKLRIASLDHALWLHQDTRLDDWLLYVIDSPWADGARALARGHIYSRDGRLIASTAQEGLTRYSQG, encoded by the coding sequence ATGACAGACGCGCTAAACAAACTGGTGGAGTTACTACAGCTTGAACCTCTTGAAGAAACGCTATTTCGCGGCCAGAGCCAAGACTTAGGCTTTCCCCAGCTATATGGCGGCCAAGTGCTAGGGCAAGCGCTAGCTGCAGCGGCGCGCACGGTGCCAGACGAGCGCCGCCCGCACTCTCAACACGGCTATTTTTTGCGCCCCGGCGACCCTCATCGGCCGGTTGTTTACCAGGTCGACACTATTCGCGACGGCGGCAGCTTTACGACGCGGCGAGTCACCGCCATACAGAAAGGGCGGCCGATTTTTTTCTGTAGCGCATCATTTCAAAGCGAAGAAGCTAGCTTCAGCCATCAGCGCAACATGCCAAATGTGCCGTCGCCCGAAACGCTGATTGCCAACGGCGATGCCAAGCACGACCGCTTTCCTGGTCACCCGATTGAATTTTTGCACCTACCCGGCAATCCCGACAACGCCACGCCAACAGGACAATGCCTTTGGTTTCGCCTAGCCGGCACGCTGCCAGACGACCCAGCGCTGCATCGCCATCTGCTGTCTTATGCCTCGGACTTTAACCTGCTGACCACGAGCCTGACGCCTCATGACATCGAATACAAAGACCCCAAGCTGCGTATCGCCAGCCTCGACCACGCCCTGTGGCTCCACCAGGACACCCGCTTAGACGACTGGCTGCTTTACGTCATCGACTCGCCCTGGGCGGACGGAGCTCGCGCGCTGGCCCGGGGGCATATTTATAGCCGCGATGGCCGCCTGATCGCCTCCACGGCTCAAGAAGGCTTAACGCGCTACTCGCAAGGCTAA
- a CDS encoding malic enzyme-like NAD(P)-binding protein yields the protein MTDSLKQAALDYHAKPIPGKLSVELTKPTATARDLALAYSPGVAEPVLEIARDAENAYRYTGKGNLVAVITDGSAILGLGNLGPLASKPVMEGKGVLFKCFAGINSVDIEVDAESPQAFIDTVARIADTWGGINLEDIKAPECFEIEKALIERCSIPVFHDDQHGTAIVTAAGMLNALDIAGKRIEDVKIVCMGAGAAAIACMRLLISCGAKKENLVMLDRRGVIHTDREGINEYKAEFARDTEMRTLDDAIDNADVFIGLSGPGLLSAEQVKKMAPDPVVFACTNPDPEIHPDVARAARPDVIMATGRSDFPNQVNNVLGFPFIFRGALDVRATRINEEMKLAAVHALKDLAREPVPAEVLSAYELTEMSFGREYIIPTPVDIRLLARVTSAVAQAAVDSGVARKPFPAHYPLTSINDVYGG from the coding sequence ATGACGGATTCACTTAAGCAGGCTGCTTTGGATTATCACGCGAAACCGATTCCCGGTAAGCTGTCAGTGGAGTTGACCAAACCCACCGCGACTGCGCGAGATTTGGCGCTGGCGTATAGCCCCGGCGTGGCTGAGCCAGTACTTGAAATTGCTAGGGATGCGGAAAATGCTTACCGCTATACCGGCAAGGGGAATCTGGTCGCCGTCATTACCGACGGCAGCGCTATTCTTGGTCTGGGTAATCTTGGACCGCTGGCGAGTAAGCCGGTGATGGAAGGCAAGGGCGTGCTGTTCAAGTGCTTCGCTGGGATCAACTCGGTCGACATCGAAGTTGATGCGGAAAGCCCGCAGGCGTTTATTGATACCGTTGCGCGCATTGCCGATACCTGGGGTGGCATTAACCTTGAAGATATAAAAGCGCCGGAGTGTTTTGAAATTGAAAAAGCGCTCATTGAGCGCTGCAGCATTCCGGTTTTTCACGATGACCAGCACGGTACGGCTATTGTGACCGCGGCGGGCATGCTGAACGCGCTGGATATCGCTGGCAAGCGCATCGAGGACGTGAAAATTGTGTGCATGGGCGCCGGCGCTGCCGCTATTGCCTGCATGCGTTTGCTTATCTCCTGTGGCGCTAAGAAAGAAAACTTGGTGATGCTGGACCGTCGTGGCGTTATCCACACCGATCGCGAAGGCATTAACGAATATAAAGCCGAGTTCGCCCGCGATACTGAGATGCGCACTCTGGATGATGCGATCGACAATGCTGACGTATTTATCGGTCTTTCCGGCCCAGGCCTGCTCTCTGCCGAGCAGGTCAAGAAAATGGCGCCTGATCCGGTGGTGTTTGCCTGCACCAACCCAGACCCCGAGATTCATCCTGACGTTGCCCGTGCGGCGCGCCCAGATGTGATTATGGCCACCGGCCGCTCGGATTTCCCCAATCAGGTCAATAACGTACTCGGCTTTCCGTTTATCTTCCGCGGGGCGCTGGATGTACGTGCCACCCGAATTAATGAAGAAATGAAGCTGGCTGCAGTGCATGCATTGAAGGACTTGGCTCGCGAGCCTGTGCCAGCAGAAGTGCTGAGTGCTTATGAACTCACTGAGATGAGTTTTGGTCGTGAGTACATTATCCCCACGCCTGTAGATATTCGCCTGCTGGCGCGCGTGACATCGGCGGTCGCTCAAGCCGCGGTTGATTCTGGCGTGGCGCGTAAGCCGTTTCCTGCGCATTATCCGCTAACGTCAATCAATGATGTCTATGGCGGCTAA
- the rpmE gene encoding 50S ribosomal protein L31 — MRQGIHPNYNTVTASCSCGATFQVGSTSGQDFSLDVCSNCHPFYTGKQKQATTGGRVERFNKRFGAAVKRG; from the coding sequence ATGAGACAAGGTATTCACCCGAATTACAACACGGTCACCGCCAGCTGTTCTTGCGGCGCTACCTTCCAGGTTGGTTCTACCTCTGGTCAGGACTTTTCTCTGGACGTGTGCTCCAACTGCCACCCGTTCTACACTGGTAAGCAGAAGCAAGCGACCACTGGTGGCCGCGTAGAGCGCTTCAACAAGCGTTTCGGCGCTGCTGTTAAGCGCGGCTAA
- a CDS encoding primosomal protein N', whose protein sequence is MPIQVLKVALPSPLRRLFDYLPARTAPACGWQPGLRVQVPFGRRDVVGVIVELADHSDLPLSQLRTVSETLDESPLPKDWLWLCRFAARYYQHSLGDTLHHAMPARLRQGHTMAGRTQTLWSAKGEGTEDTLSRAPKQAELYALLRQHPHGLPSRAISAHGFGRDQLLALEKKALAISREVILTAPSTPTGSLLATPSLPLNREQATALAALHEKLDGYHPCLLEGVTGSGKTEVYLQLIEAVAGKGKQSLVLVPEIGLTPQTLARFRSRFRVPVVALHSGLTDPERLDVWEAAASGRALIIIGTRSAIFTPLANPGAIIVDEEHDGSYKQHDGLRYHARDLAVARAHYHKIPLLMGSATPSLESLHQALSGNYRHLRLTQRPSRHPPAKLELIDLRHQRRQGGLLPDAIKAIKSTLSAGKQVLIFINRRGFAPTLACHACGWMAECGQCDARMTLHRQPALLACHHCDSRRALPDACPECSSGDLRALGSGTERTEETLQTLLPKATIHRIDRDSTRRKDSFEQVLKEIQRGEPCVLVGTQMLAKGHHLPHVTLVVVVNADGGLYAADFRALEHSAQLLEQVAGRAGRAAHPGRVLVQTLHPDDPHLGQLSEHGYGALARNMLEERRIAKLPPFCFMALLRIESPNEQAALAMAQQAAQALRQWLKESQVATRCLGPVPAPMERRQNRYHLHVMLAADKRSQLHPAVSWLVQWLEANRDARKVRWSIDIDPQTLA, encoded by the coding sequence ATGCCGATTCAAGTGCTCAAAGTGGCGCTGCCCTCGCCGCTGCGCCGCCTGTTTGACTACTTGCCTGCTCGCACTGCTCCCGCCTGCGGCTGGCAGCCAGGGCTCCGAGTGCAGGTGCCTTTTGGGCGACGCGACGTCGTCGGCGTCATCGTAGAGCTGGCTGACCATAGCGATCTGCCGCTCAGTCAACTTCGCACCGTTAGCGAAACGTTAGACGAAAGCCCGCTGCCAAAAGACTGGCTGTGGCTATGTCGGTTTGCCGCCCGCTACTATCAGCACAGCCTGGGCGACACGCTGCACCATGCCATGCCCGCTCGGCTGCGCCAGGGCCACACCATGGCTGGGCGCACGCAAACGCTTTGGTCAGCTAAAGGCGAAGGCACAGAAGACACGCTCAGCCGTGCGCCCAAGCAAGCAGAACTCTACGCACTACTGCGTCAACACCCCCATGGCCTGCCCAGCCGAGCGATCAGCGCCCACGGCTTCGGCCGCGACCAGCTGTTAGCGTTAGAAAAAAAAGCGCTGGCTATTAGCCGGGAAGTCATTCTCACCGCCCCAAGCACGCCAACGGGCAGCCTACTGGCAACGCCCAGCCTGCCGCTTAATCGTGAACAAGCCACTGCGCTGGCGGCGCTACATGAAAAACTCGACGGCTATCATCCTTGCCTACTGGAAGGCGTCACGGGCAGCGGTAAAACGGAAGTCTATCTACAGCTTATTGAAGCCGTTGCCGGTAAAGGCAAACAGTCGCTCGTGCTGGTACCGGAAATTGGCTTAACGCCTCAGACGCTTGCCCGCTTTAGAAGCCGCTTTCGTGTTCCTGTGGTGGCGCTGCATTCAGGGCTTACCGACCCCGAGCGCCTGGACGTGTGGGAAGCCGCTGCCAGCGGGCGGGCGCTAATTATCATTGGCACCCGCTCAGCCATTTTCACCCCGCTGGCTAACCCCGGCGCAATCATCGTTGATGAAGAACACGACGGCTCCTACAAACAGCACGACGGCTTGCGCTACCACGCCCGTGATCTTGCGGTGGCGCGCGCCCACTATCATAAAATCCCGCTGCTAATGGGCAGCGCGACGCCGTCGCTAGAGAGCCTGCATCAAGCGCTTTCCGGCAACTACCGCCATCTGCGCCTAACCCAGCGCCCGAGCCGCCACCCGCCGGCCAAGTTAGAGCTGATCGACCTACGCCACCAGCGTCGCCAGGGCGGCCTGCTGCCCGATGCCATCAAGGCAATTAAAAGCACCTTAAGTGCGGGCAAACAGGTACTGATTTTTATCAACCGGCGCGGCTTCGCACCCACGCTAGCCTGTCATGCCTGCGGCTGGATGGCCGAGTGCGGTCAGTGTGACGCCCGTATGACGCTACATCGCCAGCCCGCCCTGCTCGCCTGCCATCATTGCGACAGCCGCCGAGCGCTGCCGGACGCCTGCCCGGAATGCAGTAGCGGCGACCTGCGCGCCCTCGGCAGTGGTACGGAGCGCACCGAAGAGACGCTGCAAACGCTGCTCCCCAAAGCAACGATTCATCGCATAGATCGAGACAGCACCCGGCGCAAAGATAGCTTTGAGCAGGTGCTGAAAGAAATTCAGCGCGGCGAGCCCTGTGTGTTAGTCGGCACCCAAATGCTCGCTAAAGGGCATCATCTGCCCCACGTCACGCTAGTGGTGGTGGTGAATGCTGACGGCGGCCTTTACGCCGCTGATTTTCGCGCCCTCGAACACAGCGCTCAGCTGCTTGAACAGGTCGCGGGGCGTGCGGGGCGGGCCGCTCATCCAGGCCGTGTATTGGTGCAGACGCTGCATCCTGACGATCCTCACTTAGGCCAGCTTTCTGAGCACGGCTATGGGGCACTGGCTCGCAACATGCTGGAAGAACGGCGCATCGCGAAGCTTCCGCCGTTTTGTTTTATGGCACTGCTGCGCATCGAAAGCCCCAATGAACAAGCCGCCTTAGCCATGGCGCAGCAGGCGGCCCAGGCACTGCGTCAGTGGTTAAAAGAGTCTCAGGTGGCAACACGCTGCTTAGGGCCCGTGCCCGCCCCCATGGAGCGACGCCAAAATCGCTATCATTTACATGTCATGCTGGCAGCCGATAAACGCAGCCAGCTGCATCCTGCCGTCAGTTGGCTGGTGCAATGGCTGGAAGCTAATCGAGACGCGCGCAAGGTCCGCTGGTCGATTGATATCGACCCCCAAACACTCGCTTAA
- the argS gene encoding arginine--tRNA ligase: protein MKDTIVSLLEGAVTALKHQGVLPNDLQPSIKVDPTKDKAHGDYATNLALMLAKPAGKNPRELANMLVSALPESDAVQKTEIAGPGFINFFAAADAAAQIVAQVLDCGDTFGRSLIGKGEKVQVEFVSANPTGPLHVGHGRGAAIGDCLSRLLEATGYDVTREFYYNDAGAQIANLARSVQARVKGLGPDDPSWPEDGYRGEYIADVAKDYLAGETVSADDREVTAKADPEDLDAIKEFAIAWLRREQDLDLKAFGVEFDVYFLESSLYEDGKVAATVEKLVAAGHTYEDDGAMWLRTTDFGDDKDRVMRKRDGGYTYFLPDVAYHLDKWQRGFKTVINEQGADHHSTVTRVRAGLQALEVGIPKGWPDYVLHQMVMVTRSGVEVKLSKRAGSYVTVRDLIDEVGRDATRFFLAARRADSQLTFDIDLARSQSNDNPVYYIQYAHARVCSMLRKAQDADQPFDHPLAIANLALLDSDQEKAVLNRLARFPEVVETAAKNREPQQVAQYLLDLSGDFHTCYNAVKVMVDDDTLRNTRLALGLATRQVLRNGLDLMGVSAPEEM, encoded by the coding sequence ATGAAAGACACTATAGTTTCTTTGCTCGAAGGCGCCGTTACCGCGCTCAAGCACCAAGGCGTGCTGCCGAACGATCTTCAGCCCAGCATCAAAGTGGACCCCACGAAAGATAAGGCGCACGGCGATTACGCCACTAATCTAGCGCTGATGCTGGCCAAACCCGCTGGCAAAAACCCGCGTGAACTGGCCAACATGCTGGTGTCGGCGCTGCCTGAAAGCGACGCTGTTCAAAAAACTGAGATTGCTGGCCCCGGTTTTATCAACTTTTTTGCAGCGGCCGATGCGGCGGCACAAATTGTTGCTCAGGTCCTCGACTGCGGCGATACCTTTGGCCGCAGCTTGATCGGTAAAGGCGAAAAAGTGCAGGTGGAGTTCGTTTCCGCTAACCCCACCGGGCCGCTGCACGTCGGGCACGGCCGTGGTGCTGCGATTGGCGACTGCCTAAGCCGCCTGCTCGAAGCAACCGGCTATGACGTCACCCGCGAGTTCTACTATAACGACGCAGGCGCGCAAATCGCCAACCTTGCACGCTCTGTTCAGGCACGCGTTAAAGGCTTAGGCCCAGACGATCCCAGCTGGCCGGAAGACGGCTATCGCGGTGAATATATTGCCGATGTTGCCAAGGACTACTTGGCAGGCGAAACGGTTAGCGCGGATGATCGCGAAGTGACCGCGAAAGCTGACCCAGAAGATCTGGATGCGATTAAAGAGTTCGCCATTGCCTGGCTGCGCCGCGAACAGGATTTAGATTTAAAAGCCTTCGGCGTTGAGTTTGACGTTTATTTTCTTGAGTCTTCGCTCTATGAAGACGGCAAGGTAGCCGCCACGGTTGAAAAGCTGGTAGCGGCGGGCCACACCTATGAAGATGATGGCGCGATGTGGCTGCGCACCACAGATTTTGGTGATGACAAAGACCGCGTGATGCGTAAGCGTGACGGCGGCTACACCTACTTCCTGCCCGATGTGGCCTACCACTTAGACAAGTGGCAGCGCGGCTTTAAAACCGTGATTAATGAGCAGGGTGCCGACCACCACTCCACCGTGACGCGCGTGCGCGCTGGCTTACAGGCGTTAGAAGTCGGTATTCCCAAAGGCTGGCCCGACTACGTGCTTCACCAAATGGTGATGGTGACCCGCTCTGGCGTCGAGGTAAAACTCTCCAAGCGCGCCGGCAGCTACGTCACCGTGCGCGACTTGATCGACGAAGTTGGCCGTGACGCCACGCGCTTTTTCCTCGCGGCTCGCCGCGCTGATTCGCAGCTCACGTTTGATATCGACCTGGCCCGTTCACAGTCTAACGACAACCCGGTGTATTACATTCAGTACGCTCACGCCCGGGTATGCAGCATGTTGCGCAAAGCGCAGGACGCCGATCAGCCGTTCGATCATCCGCTAGCGATTGCCAATTTAGCGCTACTGGATAGCGATCAGGAGAAAGCCGTTCTGAACCGTTTGGCACGCTTCCCTGAAGTCGTTGAAACCGCGGCTAAGAACCGCGAGCCGCAGCAGGTTGCGCAGTATCTGCTCGACCTATCCGGCGATTTCCACACCTGTTATAACGCTGTCAAAGTAATGGTAGACGACGACACCTTACGCAACACGCGCCTGGCGCTGGGTCTTGCGACCCGCCAAGTGCTGCGTAACGGTCTCGATTTAATGGGGGTTAGCGCCCCAGAGGAGATGTAA
- a CDS encoding SPOR domain-containing protein translates to MATPRKKPTSRGATSQRKSGGKSGGGFRLPGWLWGLAGMAAGFFLAQHQHGTAPWQEQSDAPQATVLSKPAGSEERDAARATEGPAEPSMPTFEFYTLLPETEVIAPGVTLPSSVVRPEVTEPTAESSTASDAASGDDPIAQVIAANTRPDDQVSAAQESAATSSTPSRYMLQAASFRQLSDAEQLRGRLRNLSLLAQISEVQADGNTWHRVQVGPYEDTRELNRAQDLMATQGIEPLLIQLQN, encoded by the coding sequence ATGGCCACCCCGCGTAAAAAGCCCACTAGCCGAGGCGCCACGTCACAGCGCAAATCCGGCGGCAAATCCGGCGGCGGCTTCCGACTACCCGGCTGGCTGTGGGGACTTGCTGGCATGGCGGCAGGTTTCTTCCTCGCCCAGCACCAGCACGGCACTGCTCCCTGGCAAGAGCAAAGTGATGCCCCTCAGGCAACAGTGCTGTCCAAGCCCGCCGGTAGCGAGGAGCGCGACGCCGCACGGGCAACTGAAGGCCCAGCCGAGCCCTCAATGCCCACCTTTGAATTTTATACGCTGCTGCCTGAAACCGAAGTTATTGCGCCTGGCGTTACCCTACCGTCAAGCGTTGTCCGTCCTGAAGTCACGGAGCCGACAGCCGAGAGCAGCACCGCATCCGATGCAGCTTCGGGCGATGACCCCATTGCGCAGGTAATTGCCGCTAATACACGCCCTGATGATCAGGTATCGGCTGCTCAGGAGAGCGCTGCCACCAGCAGCACGCCCAGCCGCTACATGCTTCAAGCAGCCTCTTTTCGCCAGCTAAGCGATGCCGAACAGCTGCGCGGTCGACTGCGCAACCTCAGCCTGCTGGCACAAATTAGTGAAGTACAGGCCGATGGCAACACCTGGCATCGCGTCCAGGTTGGCCCCTATGAAGACACCCGGGAGCTAAACCGCGCGCAGGATTTGATGGCCACGCAAGGCATTGAGCCGCTGCTTATTCAGCTACAAAACTGA
- the hslV gene encoding ATP-dependent protease subunit HslV: MTTIVSVRRGNQVALAGDGQVSLGNTVMKGNASKVRRLYRGKVLAGFAGGTADAFTLFERFEAQLEKYQGNLTKAAVELAKDWRTDRALRRLEALLAVADHSASLIITGNGDVVEPERGIIAIGSGGNFAQASARALLENTELSAREITEKSLAIAGDICVFTNHHVTLEELSIDGRS; encoded by the coding sequence ATGACCACAATTGTCTCCGTTCGTCGTGGTAATCAGGTCGCCCTCGCTGGCGATGGTCAAGTATCGCTGGGCAATACCGTAATGAAGGGTAACGCCAGTAAAGTGCGTCGCCTCTACCGTGGCAAAGTACTGGCCGGGTTCGCGGGCGGCACTGCAGACGCGTTTACGCTGTTTGAGCGCTTTGAAGCGCAGCTAGAAAAATATCAAGGCAATCTCACCAAAGCAGCGGTTGAACTCGCTAAAGATTGGCGCACCGATCGAGCGCTGCGCCGTTTAGAAGCATTGCTGGCCGTCGCCGACCACAGCGCCTCGCTAATCATTACCGGCAACGGTGACGTGGTTGAGCCTGAGCGCGGCATTATCGCCATTGGTTCTGGCGGCAACTTTGCCCAGGCAAGCGCCCGCGCGCTATTAGAAAATACCGAGCTTTCGGCACGTGAAATCACCGAGAAATCGCTGGCGATCGCTGGTGATATCTGTGTGTTCACCAACCACCACGTGACGCTCGAAGAGCTGTCGATCGATGGGCGCTCATAG
- the hslU gene encoding ATP-dependent protease ATPase subunit HslU has product MTQMTPREIVHALDQYIIGQQDAKRAVAIALRNRWRRMQLDDDLRPEVTPKNILMIGPTGVGKTEIARRLAKLAKAPFIKVEATKFTEVGYVGRDVESIIRDLMENAIKMVREQAKEDVGHRAADAAEDRVLDALLPPPRGQEDKPREDNGTRQTFRKKLREGQLDEKEIDIEVSAQSQGVDIMTPPGMEEMTNQLQSMFSNMGQQKRENRRVTVKEALVLLRDEEAGKLVNEEEIKARAVYSVEQHGIVFLDEIDKVAKGSGQSSGGEVSREGVQRDLLPLIEGSTVSTKYGMVKTDHILFIASGAFHLARPSDLIPELQGRLPIRVELDALTPNDFKRILTEPSASLTKQYKALLATEGLDIEFTPDGIERIAQISWQVNEGTENIGARRLHTVMERLLEEASFKGGDMEGPLVIDGDYVNAQLGELAVDEDLSRYIL; this is encoded by the coding sequence ATGACTCAGATGACACCCCGCGAAATCGTTCACGCCCTCGATCAGTACATTATTGGCCAGCAGGACGCTAAGCGTGCTGTTGCCATTGCCCTGCGCAACCGCTGGCGCCGCATGCAGCTGGATGACGATTTGCGCCCGGAAGTCACGCCCAAGAACATTTTGATGATCGGCCCCACGGGCGTGGGTAAAACCGAGATTGCACGCCGCCTTGCTAAGCTGGCCAAAGCGCCGTTTATTAAAGTCGAAGCCACTAAATTTACCGAAGTTGGCTACGTTGGCCGCGACGTCGAGTCAATCATTCGCGACTTGATGGAAAACGCCATCAAAATGGTGCGCGAGCAGGCCAAAGAAGACGTAGGCCACCGTGCCGCCGATGCTGCCGAAGACCGGGTGCTCGATGCCCTGCTACCGCCGCCGCGTGGTCAGGAAGACAAGCCCCGTGAAGATAACGGCACTCGCCAAACCTTCCGCAAAAAACTTCGCGAAGGGCAGTTAGACGAAAAAGAGATCGATATCGAAGTGTCGGCGCAAAGCCAAGGTGTCGACATCATGACCCCGCCGGGCATGGAAGAGATGACCAACCAGCTGCAAAGCATGTTCTCCAACATGGGCCAGCAAAAGCGCGAAAACCGTCGCGTGACGGTAAAGGAAGCACTCGTACTGCTGCGCGACGAAGAAGCCGGCAAGCTGGTCAATGAAGAAGAGATCAAGGCGCGTGCGGTGTATTCCGTTGAGCAGCACGGCATCGTATTTTTAGATGAGATCGACAAAGTTGCCAAAGGCAGCGGCCAGTCGAGCGGTGGCGAAGTGTCTCGCGAAGGCGTGCAGCGTGATCTGCTGCCGCTCATTGAGGGCTCAACCGTTTCAACTAAATACGGCATGGTTAAAACCGACCACATTCTGTTTATCGCCTCAGGGGCTTTCCATCTGGCGCGTCCGTCGGACCTGATTCCAGAGCTTCAAGGTCGTCTGCCGATCCGCGTTGAGCTCGATGCACTGACGCCCAACGATTTCAAACGCATTCTGACCGAGCCTTCCGCCTCGCTGACTAAGCAATATAAAGCGCTGCTGGCGACTGAGGGTCTCGACATTGAGTTTACGCCAGACGGTATCGAGCGCATCGCGCAGATCTCCTGGCAGGTCAACGAAGGCACCGAAAACATCGGCGCTCGCCGTTTGCACACTGTGATGGAGCGGCTTCTGGAAGAGGCCTCCTTCAAAGGGGGCGACATGGAAGGCCCGCTGGTGATTGACGGCGACTACGTCAATGCACAGCTTGGCGAATTGGCAGTTGACGAAGATTTATCGCGCTATATCTTATAA